Proteins encoded by one window of Porphyrobacter sp. YT40:
- a CDS encoding TonB-dependent receptor has protein sequence MLTVGAIGLSVAMPSLAAAQDAVPSDTETTEAEGEAIVVTGTRIQRPEAATATPVVAITSENIIQSGVNNVTELLSQTPALFNSETNFDAAGSQARTGAAGVNLLNLRNLGANRTLTLVNGRRHVAGVSGEAGVDTNTIPVSLIERVDVLTGGVSSIYGADGVSGVVNFVMKRDFEGIDIRAQNGISDFGDADSKFFSATVGTNFADDRGNIALNYEFRKDGRVGFGDRPAGRYEADTLVRNPNDIPDDPNVPDNIFLNQIGYADSSPGGALVIDGSFAPVFNGDGRPYDPGTFLPQSGFLAQGGDNTPINDYQGDLQAGTKHHSFNALFNFELTPDVRLFAEGKYVRSKNFTVAQPSFDFFTFISEDNPFIPENVRAAGLDEFGGLLFNRDNFDFGTRNENFERDLYRGVIGIDGNLSSNVRFEASYVYGRNDTQYISTNQRIEDRYFAALDVVDVGQFNTGTPNGVFDCRVNLDGGAIVDAGNGNYGQAPQTFTPGQCVPLNIFGEGAPSQAALDFVLTDTSNRYRIEQHVANAFISGDFGNFFELPGGAVNFAFGGEYRKEKSNFQPDAISTQVTDFDEGSGVLADLALLAPEVGSFDVWEAFGEINVPLLSDRPFFEVLEFTVAGRLSDYSTVGTTEAWSINGQWAPIRDIRFRGGYSESVRAPNITELFSPRSGTFAFIDDPCGPENLNQGTQFREANCRALIEGLGVDFDTFDPASDINASASREGVFSGNRNLTEESATTWTAGVVLQPQFVRGLTITADWYDIRLTDAVRTPSLNETAEFCVDSATLDNVFCDAITRSTTDGFVTNYLLSPQNVAFIETAGADVTVNYAFTPGSGSLGRFNLRGTVGYLDKLNVLPANGGIVDDNQGENGAPEWVGTADVTWTLDNFTLNYGVQYIGDQLRFEKDVIAGDPDIAAPEVLTINDRFIHDIRAEISTDDERGSFFLGVNNLTNELPTRGLAFQQGVGWMGRYFYAGVRFTTDQLGF, from the coding sequence ATGCTGACCGTGGGCGCGATCGGTCTGAGCGTCGCGATGCCTTCGCTTGCCGCTGCGCAGGATGCTGTGCCTTCGGACACGGAAACGACCGAGGCCGAAGGCGAAGCGATCGTCGTCACCGGCACGCGCATCCAGCGCCCCGAAGCCGCGACCGCCACCCCCGTGGTCGCGATCACCTCGGAAAACATCATCCAGTCGGGCGTCAACAATGTCACCGAACTGCTCTCGCAGACCCCGGCGCTGTTCAATTCGGAAACCAATTTCGATGCGGCCGGCTCGCAGGCGCGGACCGGCGCGGCGGGGGTCAACCTGCTCAACCTGCGCAACCTCGGTGCCAACCGCACGCTGACGCTGGTCAACGGCCGTCGCCATGTCGCGGGCGTTTCGGGCGAGGCCGGGGTCGACACCAACACCATCCCCGTCAGCCTGATCGAGCGCGTCGACGTTCTCACCGGCGGCGTGTCGTCGATCTACGGTGCGGACGGCGTATCCGGCGTGGTCAACTTCGTCATGAAGCGTGACTTCGAAGGCATTGATATCCGCGCGCAGAACGGCATTTCCGACTTCGGCGATGCCGACAGCAAGTTCTTCTCGGCGACGGTGGGCACCAACTTCGCCGACGATCGCGGCAACATCGCGCTCAACTACGAATTCCGCAAGGATGGCCGCGTCGGTTTCGGTGACCGGCCCGCAGGGCGCTACGAGGCCGACACGCTGGTCCGCAATCCGAACGACATTCCCGACGATCCGAACGTGCCGGACAACATTTTCCTCAACCAGATCGGCTATGCCGACAGCTCGCCGGGCGGCGCGCTGGTGATCGACGGCAGCTTCGCCCCGGTCTTCAACGGCGACGGCCGGCCCTATGATCCGGGCACCTTCCTGCCGCAATCGGGCTTCCTCGCGCAGGGCGGCGACAACACCCCGATCAACGACTATCAGGGCGACCTGCAGGCCGGGACCAAGCATCACTCCTTCAACGCGCTGTTCAACTTCGAACTCACACCGGACGTGCGGCTGTTCGCCGAAGGCAAGTATGTGCGTTCGAAGAACTTCACGGTCGCTCAGCCTTCGTTCGATTTCTTCACCTTCATCTCGGAAGACAACCCCTTTATCCCGGAGAACGTCCGCGCGGCGGGCCTCGATGAATTCGGCGGCCTGCTGTTCAACCGCGACAACTTCGATTTCGGCACGCGCAACGAGAATTTCGAGCGTGACCTCTATCGCGGTGTGATCGGGATCGACGGCAATCTCTCGTCGAACGTCAGGTTCGAGGCGAGCTACGTCTATGGTCGCAACGACACGCAATACATCTCGACCAACCAGCGCATCGAAGACCGCTATTTTGCCGCGCTCGACGTGGTGGATGTGGGCCAGTTCAACACCGGCACCCCGAACGGCGTGTTCGATTGCCGCGTCAATCTCGACGGCGGGGCGATCGTGGATGCGGGCAACGGCAACTATGGTCAGGCACCGCAGACCTTTACGCCGGGCCAGTGCGTGCCGCTCAACATCTTCGGGGAGGGCGCACCCAGCCAGGCGGCGCTCGACTTCGTGCTGACCGACACGTCGAACCGCTACCGGATCGAACAGCATGTCGCCAACGCCTTCATTTCGGGCGATTTCGGCAACTTCTTCGAACTGCCCGGCGGCGCGGTCAACTTCGCGTTCGGCGGGGAATATCGCAAGGAAAAGAGCAACTTCCAGCCCGACGCGATCTCCACCCAGGTCACCGATTTCGATGAAGGTTCGGGTGTGCTGGCCGATCTCGCGCTGCTTGCTCCGGAAGTCGGCAGCTTCGATGTGTGGGAAGCCTTCGGTGAAATCAACGTCCCGCTGCTGTCCGACCGTCCGTTCTTCGAGGTGCTCGAATTCACCGTGGCGGGCCGTCTGTCGGACTACTCGACCGTGGGCACGACCGAAGCATGGTCGATCAACGGCCAGTGGGCCCCGATCCGCGATATCCGCTTCCGCGGCGGCTATTCGGAGTCGGTGCGTGCGCCGAACATCACCGAGCTGTTCTCGCCGCGCAGCGGAACCTTTGCCTTCATCGATGATCCGTGCGGGCCGGAAAACCTCAATCAGGGGACCCAGTTCCGCGAAGCCAACTGCCGCGCGCTGATCGAAGGTCTGGGCGTCGATTTCGACACCTTCGACCCCGCCAGCGACATCAATGCGAGCGCAAGCCGTGAAGGCGTGTTCTCGGGCAACCGCAACCTCACCGAGGAAAGCGCGACGACCTGGACGGCGGGCGTTGTTCTGCAACCGCAGTTCGTGCGCGGGCTGACGATCACGGCGGACTGGTACGACATCCGTCTGACCGACGCGGTGCGCACGCCGTCGCTGAATGAAACGGCGGAGTTCTGCGTCGATTCGGCAACGCTCGACAACGTGTTCTGCGATGCGATCACGCGGTCGACCACCGACGGCTTCGTCACCAACTACCTGCTCTCGCCGCAGAACGTCGCCTTCATCGAGACGGCGGGTGCGGACGTGACGGTGAACTATGCCTTCACGCCCGGCAGCGGGTCGCTCGGCCGGTTCAACCTGCGCGGCACGGTAGGCTATCTCGACAAGCTGAATGTGCTGCCGGCCAATGGCGGGATCGTCGATGACAATCAGGGTGAAAACGGTGCGCCCGAGTGGGTCGGCACGGCGGACGTCACTTGGACGCTCGACAACTTCACGCTGAATTACGGCGTGCAGTACATCGGCGACCAGCTCCGCTTCGAGAAGGACGTAATCGCCGGCGATCCTGATATCGCCGCGCCGGAGGTGCTGACGATCAACGATCGCTTCATCCACGACATCCGCGCGGAAATCAGCACGGATGACGAACGGGGCAGCTTCTTCCTCGGGGTGAACAACCTCACCAACGAACTCCCCACCCGTGGGCTGGCATTCCAGCAGGGTGTGGGCTGGATGGGCCGCTATTTCTACGCGGGCGTCCGGTTCACCACCGACCAGCTCGGCTTCTAA
- a CDS encoding efflux RND transporter permease subunit: MTRSDLPLLAVKRPLLVGVLNLLIVIAGAAALLGSEVRELPNVDRPIVTVSATLPGGAPETMDSEVTSVLENAAARVSGVRQISSSSEENNTRIRIEFNPGVDLDTAASDVREAVSRVTRELPERTEQVRVVKADQDAEAIMTLAVESNAYDVAELTRIVENDIIPELLAAEGVASIEPFGTRETQLRVAVDPALLARYRLTMSDVSAALAQAPFDTPVGSFNSDAQTLIVRAEATADTPERIKSVVVQGEVTIGDVAEAFFAPADATSYVRLNGNPVIGLGVIRQANSNTIAISDQTRAAAERLDARFDDISVTVISDDATFIRVSVEEVLVTLVITVAVVMLVIFLFFGHLKPTLIPCTAIPVALVGVVAGIWAFGFSINLLTLLALVLATGLVVDDAIVVLENAQRLQKEKGLGRKAAAVLGTRQVYFAVIATTAVLVSVFVPISFLPSETGRLFREFGFVLAMAVILSTFVAVSLVPALAARIDLSGDGAEPNPRLQAHAERFAERYDRMVARCIARPWLVVGASLLALVGAGLVYTQIEEELVPDEDRATAYVWARGPDGVGLAYMDRELDEIEAILDPLEESGEIQSTLSIVGRYDPNLIQVTANLADWGQRDRSQSDIIAGLEEPLEALPGSSASARGRSTLGGGGGGGGGEIEVALTGNSYEGIYRSARALADAIGAESTILSNPELSYQPTQPQVSIAIDRERVAELGVDLEEVAVTLQAMVDGTEVVDLNIEDQAIPIFLTAKTVAITRPDDLGNLYVRSGSGGLVPISSLTRFNEEGVAAELDRTEQRRAIEVSASVASGVPLAEAVAEIQRLGDKVLADDIEIILRGEAEQLEESSQELLLTYGFAILIVFLVLVAQFESLASPLVILASIPFALAAALFALFMSGTSLNIYSQIGLVMLIGLMAKNGILMVEFADQRREEGADVAAAIREAATIRLRPIAMTLISTVLGAVPLVLASGAGAEARQAIGWVIFGGLGIAAVFTLLLVPALYTLIAPLSSPRRVDLARLERELREDEESTAAAGAMA; the protein is encoded by the coding sequence ATGACCCGCAGCGATCTCCCGCTCCTGGCCGTAAAGCGGCCGCTGCTGGTCGGGGTGCTCAACCTGTTGATCGTCATCGCCGGCGCGGCGGCCCTACTGGGCAGCGAGGTTCGCGAATTGCCCAATGTCGACCGGCCGATTGTCACCGTCAGCGCGACCCTGCCCGGCGGCGCGCCCGAGACGATGGATTCCGAAGTCACGTCCGTGCTCGAAAACGCAGCCGCGCGGGTCAGCGGCGTGCGGCAGATCAGCTCCTCAAGCGAAGAGAACAACACCCGCATCCGCATCGAGTTCAACCCGGGTGTCGACCTCGACACCGCCGCTTCCGACGTTCGCGAGGCCGTCAGCCGGGTCACGCGCGAGCTGCCTGAGCGCACCGAGCAGGTGCGGGTGGTCAAGGCCGATCAGGATGCCGAAGCGATCATGACGCTTGCGGTGGAGAGCAACGCCTACGACGTCGCAGAGCTTACCCGCATCGTCGAGAACGACATCATCCCCGAACTGCTCGCAGCCGAAGGGGTTGCCAGCATCGAGCCTTTCGGCACGCGCGAAACGCAGCTGCGAGTGGCGGTCGATCCGGCGCTGCTGGCGCGGTATCGTCTGACCATGAGCGACGTGTCCGCCGCGCTCGCACAGGCGCCGTTCGATACGCCGGTGGGCTCGTTCAACTCGGACGCACAAACGCTGATCGTGCGCGCCGAGGCGACCGCCGACACGCCCGAGCGCATCAAGTCCGTGGTCGTGCAGGGTGAGGTGACGATCGGCGATGTGGCCGAAGCCTTCTTCGCTCCGGCCGATGCCACATCCTACGTGCGGCTCAACGGGAATCCGGTGATCGGACTGGGCGTGATCCGTCAGGCCAATTCCAACACCATTGCCATTTCCGACCAGACCCGCGCGGCGGCCGAGCGGCTCGATGCGCGTTTCGACGACATCAGCGTCACAGTGATTTCCGACGACGCGACCTTCATTCGCGTGTCGGTGGAGGAAGTGCTGGTCACGCTCGTCATCACCGTGGCGGTGGTGATGCTAGTGATCTTCCTGTTCTTCGGTCACCTCAAGCCGACGCTGATCCCCTGCACTGCGATTCCGGTCGCCTTGGTAGGCGTGGTGGCCGGCATCTGGGCCTTCGGGTTCTCGATCAACCTGCTGACCCTGCTTGCGCTGGTGCTGGCGACCGGGCTGGTGGTCGATGATGCGATCGTGGTGCTGGAAAACGCGCAGCGGCTGCAGAAGGAAAAGGGATTGGGGCGCAAGGCAGCGGCGGTGCTGGGGACGCGGCAGGTCTATTTTGCAGTCATCGCAACCACTGCGGTGCTGGTGTCGGTGTTTGTACCGATCAGCTTCCTGCCGTCCGAAACCGGGCGCCTGTTCCGCGAATTCGGTTTCGTGCTGGCGATGGCCGTGATCCTGTCCACCTTCGTGGCGGTGTCGCTCGTGCCCGCGCTGGCCGCCCGGATCGATCTTTCCGGCGACGGGGCAGAGCCCAACCCACGGCTTCAGGCCCATGCCGAACGCTTTGCCGAGCGATATGACCGCATGGTGGCCCGATGTATCGCGCGCCCATGGCTGGTTGTGGGGGCATCGCTGCTGGCGCTGGTGGGTGCGGGCCTGGTCTATACGCAGATTGAGGAGGAACTGGTGCCCGACGAAGACCGCGCGACCGCGTATGTCTGGGCGCGCGGGCCCGACGGCGTGGGCCTTGCCTACATGGACCGCGAACTGGACGAGATCGAAGCGATCCTCGATCCGCTGGAAGAGAGTGGGGAGATCCAATCGACGCTCTCGATCGTCGGACGCTACGATCCCAATCTGATCCAGGTCACGGCCAACCTCGCCGACTGGGGGCAGCGTGATCGAAGCCAGAGCGACATCATCGCCGGTCTGGAGGAACCGTTGGAAGCGCTCCCCGGATCGAGCGCATCGGCGCGTGGCCGCTCCACCTTGGGAGGCGGCGGCGGCGGTGGTGGCGGCGAGATCGAGGTCGCGCTGACCGGCAACAGCTACGAAGGCATCTACCGTTCGGCCCGGGCGCTGGCCGACGCGATCGGGGCAGAATCGACAATCCTGTCCAATCCCGAACTGTCCTACCAGCCAACCCAGCCGCAGGTTTCGATCGCGATCGACAGGGAGCGGGTGGCAGAGCTGGGTGTCGATCTGGAAGAGGTCGCAGTAACGCTGCAGGCGATGGTCGATGGGACGGAGGTGGTCGATCTCAATATCGAAGATCAGGCAATCCCGATTTTCCTCACCGCCAAGACCGTGGCGATCACGCGGCCCGACGACCTCGGCAATCTCTATGTCCGCAGCGGCAGCGGCGGGCTGGTGCCCATTTCCTCGCTGACCCGCTTTAACGAAGAGGGCGTCGCCGCCGAACTCGACCGGACGGAGCAGCGCCGGGCGATCGAAGTCAGCGCATCGGTCGCTTCCGGCGTCCCGCTCGCCGAAGCCGTCGCCGAAATCCAGCGTCTGGGTGACAAGGTGCTGGCCGACGACATTGAGATCATCCTGCGGGGGGAAGCCGAACAGCTCGAAGAGAGCTCGCAGGAACTTCTGCTGACCTATGGCTTTGCGATCCTGATTGTGTTCCTGGTGCTGGTTGCGCAGTTCGAGAGCCTGGCGAGCCCGCTTGTGATCCTTGCCTCGATCCCCTTCGCGCTTGCCGCCGCGCTCTTCGCGCTTTTCATGTCGGGCACCTCGCTCAACATCTATTCGCAGATCGGGTTGGTGATGCTCATCGGGCTGATGGCCAAGAACGGTATTCTGATGGTCGAATTTGCCGACCAGCGCCGTGAGGAAGGCGCCGACGTCGCCGCCGCGATCCGCGAGGCTGCAACCATTCGCTTGCGGCCGATCGCGATGACGCTGATTTCGACCGTTCTTGGCGCGGTGCCGCTGGTTCTGGCCAGCGGAGCCGGAGCAGAAGCGCGGCAGGCGATCGGTTGGGTGATCTTTGGCGGGCTTGGCATCGCGGCAGTGTTCACGTTGCTGCTGGTGCCGGCGCTCTACACCTTGATCGCGCCGCTCAGCAGTCCGCGCCGGGTCGATCTGGCACGGCTGGAACGCGAATTGCGTGAGGACGAGGAAAGCACGGCTGCCGCCGGAGCAATGGCGTGA
- a CDS encoding TolC family protein produces MRLVKIASATAILMLAGACASPRIPVVEPGAGIALPADYFAGARPEPGLDEVWWKGFRDPTLDALVNRALLRNQSIEAARQRLAAARAIVLAETSDFVPTIDGELAGDAAFDDGGRVGDGATAAIGGVWVVDINGRLAAERAAAVAAADGAAHFVADQRRLIASAVASQYIELKRTASRLRLLDESTDLQRQTLRIVTLRYEAGLSSNLDVRRARADLARTEAQRGLLLLARARAANALAVLTGEPPAGIPEFGADARVPSFAAGPAIGVPADLLRRRPDLLLAEAEVAQAAATVGIERADLLPALSLPGNITLGGGSVDGLFSSVVAGLSAVLGIPVLDGGRRQAEVRAAQSELEAELADYRQTLLEVLAETETALTAISAAKDRTREFQSAVSESEAAFDQSNALYREGLASLFDVLDVQRQLISGREALIDGNADLAQAYVTLYTAVGGDGTDPGTSDQS; encoded by the coding sequence GTGAGACTGGTCAAGATCGCCTCTGCCACGGCCATCCTCATGCTCGCGGGCGCCTGCGCATCGCCGCGTATTCCCGTCGTGGAGCCGGGTGCGGGCATAGCTCTCCCGGCCGATTACTTTGCCGGTGCACGGCCCGAACCGGGGTTGGACGAGGTGTGGTGGAAGGGTTTTCGCGATCCGACACTTGATGCGCTGGTCAATCGGGCCCTGCTTCGCAACCAGTCGATCGAAGCTGCGCGTCAAAGGCTGGCGGCCGCCCGTGCCATCGTCTTGGCCGAAACCTCGGATTTTGTTCCGACTATCGACGGCGAGCTAGCAGGCGATGCTGCCTTCGACGACGGCGGACGCGTCGGCGACGGTGCGACGGCGGCGATCGGCGGGGTTTGGGTCGTCGATATCAACGGACGGCTGGCGGCCGAACGGGCAGCCGCAGTAGCCGCCGCCGATGGCGCCGCGCATTTCGTGGCCGATCAGCGCCGCTTGATCGCATCCGCCGTGGCAAGCCAGTATATCGAATTGAAACGCACCGCTTCCCGGCTGCGTTTGCTCGACGAATCGACCGATCTGCAGCGCCAGACGCTACGGATCGTGACCTTGCGGTATGAAGCAGGGCTGTCGTCCAATCTCGATGTCAGGCGCGCACGCGCAGACCTTGCCCGGACCGAGGCGCAACGTGGCCTGTTACTGCTGGCGCGAGCGCGGGCGGCCAACGCACTGGCGGTGCTGACAGGCGAGCCACCTGCGGGAATTCCCGAATTCGGAGCCGATGCCAGAGTTCCGAGCTTTGCCGCCGGCCCTGCAATCGGCGTTCCGGCAGACCTTTTGCGTCGACGGCCCGATCTGCTGCTGGCCGAGGCCGAGGTGGCTCAAGCTGCCGCGACGGTCGGGATCGAACGTGCCGATCTGCTCCCCGCTTTGTCACTGCCCGGCAACATCACCTTGGGCGGCGGGAGCGTAGACGGGCTGTTTTCGTCAGTCGTTGCAGGCCTGTCGGCGGTCTTGGGCATTCCGGTTCTCGACGGGGGGCGACGCCAAGCAGAAGTCCGGGCTGCCCAGAGCGAGCTCGAAGCCGAATTAGCAGATTACCGCCAGACCTTGCTCGAAGTGCTCGCCGAAACCGAAACCGCGCTGACCGCCATCAGCGCAGCCAAAGACCGGACTCGCGAATTTCAAAGCGCGGTAAGTGAAAGCGAAGCGGCGTTCGATCAGTCCAACGCGCTTTATCGCGAAGGTTTGGCTTCCTTGTTCGACGTTCTCGATGTGCAGCGACAGCTCATCTCGGGTCGCGAGGCGCTGATCGACGGCAATGCCGATCTGGCCCAGGCCTATGTGACGCTTTACACAGCCGTGGGCGGAGACGGAACCGATCCAGGCACATCCGATCAATCTTGA